From one Asterias amurensis chromosome 14, ASM3211899v1 genomic stretch:
- the LOC139947245 gene encoding uncharacterized protein — protein sequence MLTMRKQIVRQNAISMCPDLTLETDNISDSKDHDPQRQETQTQRQGLTAAPKESQNVKLSPTKITSVDKERLLNRCNKKLKRYEKQLLEKRNKEKIYFHHDTLWKKNASQHQDNQLVTGKRDSSDGLPVDSGVLTETLSLKNNKEHLTAEEKPTQSKNGHGFFLDASQELKKSPRSTNLCSSSGDEGFVNGDAKKCPSLSLDLNDIPEDGACAVPKLKLNDEDKSISLTGKKKGDGFRRSSGYGTGGSEEAPDDEYNSNLSVFERSFSNNDTKPISGTELPLDGEQVSNTAGVVTELSDQIEEALGRRPSSTNGQRLVELKDTSLPPDARIWDFTQSITIRSDVKRKYEDGVIGELSPSEIAKDLSNIMRDNQQIRMPKMRDCLQRSADSDELFDSDDVCEEIGPLRSQDSLTDDEFDEDIDLLLSEASVLAEVSNGRRSERDVNGCFGGFDEVDGARCSTPEVKRLSQCLERAVFCKKLRGSCEDPLCVKGQMHICHLKDLIQKGRLRECNPNILPFLSSHIKECTEFQCVVPLCDSIRQRSSLEHPIQLMLGQSLQPKTNKLAVLTQRVLQNGNFHILDNDRSDGYALWKSAKVQYVSPMGGFCDSNILRVCLRLMTQSGASDKVHVVIKKALQTGRNEKNVYLAIKKPSPYLVRSFWYSELKDDTMLVCSVYHTDSDFMELETLLFHDTTLDLCRAILRQAAEAAKYLHSLNVVYLSWKCSGLLLDKRNQSVKLCNFSHAMVLEQGVVVTSPDNIRSTIDPCYAAPEVLCDDKALGFYSDVWGLGYLLYELLHKSKPFPDYCHRSPADIRRMVCQKEFHPPYPELQMDIFTHCWQPVSAQRITIDNLLDLLADPTDVDR from the exons ATGTTAACAATGAGGAAACAAATCGTTAGACAGAATGCTATTAGCATGTGCCCTGACTTAACTCTGGAAACTGACAATATTTCAGACAGTAAGGACCATGATCCTCAACGCCAGGAAACACAGACTCAACGTCAAGGTTTGACTGCTGCACCTAAAGAATCCCAAAATGTAAAACTCAGTCCTACCAAAATCACTTCCGTTGATAAAGAACGACTTTTAAATCGTTGCAACAAGAAATTAAAGCGTTATGAGAAGCAGCTTTTGGAAAAGAGAAACAAAGAGAAAATATACTTCCACCATGACACTTTGTGGAAGAAGAATGCATCTCAACACCAAGATAACCAACTTGTAACTGGAAAAAGAGATTCCTCAGATGGTTTGCCTGTCGACTCTGGAGTCTTGACTGAGACTTTGAGTCTTAAGAATAATAAAGAGCACTTAACTGCTGAGGAAAAACCCACACAGAGCAAAAACGGACATGGGTTCTTTCTAGATGCCTCGCAAGAACTTAAGAAATCTCCAAGAAGCACTAATCTCTGTTCATCATCTGGTGATGAAGGGTTCGTAAATGGTGATGCCAAAAAATGTCCATCTCTCTCATTAGACTTGAATGACATTCCTGAGGACGGAGCTTGTGCTGTTCCAAAACTCAAACTGAATGACGAAGACAAAAGTATTTCATtaactgggaaaaaaaaaggtgaTGGCTTCCGTCGTTCAAGTGGTTATGGGACTGGAGGTAGTGAAGAAGCGCCAGACGATGAATATAATTCAAATCTCAGTGTTTTTGAACGATCATTTTCAAACAATGACACTAAACCCATTTCTGGGACTGAATTACCTCTCGATGGTGAGCAAGTTTCAAATACTGCTGGAGTAGTGACAGAATTATCAGATCAGATTGAAGAAGCTCTTGGCAGAAGGCCTTCATCTACCAATGGACAACGCCTTGTAGAATTGAAGGATACAAGCCTACCCCCTGATGCACGTATCTGGGACTTCACACAAAGTATAACAATTAGGTCTGATGTTAAAAGGAAGTATGAAGATGGAGTTATCGGTGAATTGAGCCCATCGGAAATTGCAAAAGATCTATCGAACATAATGAGAGATAATCAACAAATAAGAATGCCGAAAATGAGAGATTGTTTACAACGTTCTGCTGATTCTGATGAATTGTTTGACTCGGACGATGTCTGTGAGGAAATTGGACCATTAAGATCTCAGGATTCTTTGACTGACGACGAATTTGATGAAGACATAGATCTCTTACTTTCAGAAGCATCCG TTCTTGCAGAGGTGAGCAACGGGAGGAGATCAGAGAGAGATGTAAATGGCTGCTTCGGGGGCTTTGATGAAGTTGATGGAGCAAGGTGTTCCACTCCAGAAGTGAAG AGATTATCCCAGTGTCTTGAGCGAGCTGTATTCTGCAAGAAACTAAGAGGATCTTGCGAGGACCCTTTGTGTGTAAAG GGGCAGATGCATATTTGTCATTTGAAAGATTTGATTCAGAAGGGAAGATTACGAGAATGCAATCCAAATATCTTGCCGTTTTTGTCAAGTCACATCAAGGAGTGTACTGAATTCCAGTGTGTGGTACCACTGTGTGACTCAATCCGACAAAG ATCGTCACTGGAGCATCCCATACAATTGATGCTGGGACAATCTCTTCAGCCAAAGACTAACAAACTTGCAGTCTTAACGCAACGTGTCTTACAGAATGGCAACTTTCATATA TTGGACAATGATCGGTCTGATGGTTATGCATTATGGAAGTCAGCTAAGGTTCAGTATGTCAGTCCTATGGGAGGTTTCTGTGACTCCAACATCCTGCGAGTTTGTTTGCGCTTAATGACACAGTCTGGTGCTTCAGATAAAGTTCATGTTGTCATCAAAAAG GCTTTGCAAACTGGCCGGAATGAAAAGAATGTCTACCTTGCAATCAAGAAACCTTCTCCATATTTAGTGAGGAGCTTCTGGTACAGTGAACTAAAAGATGATACAATGCTGGTGTGTTCCGTCTATCATACAGATTCAG ATTTTATGGAACTGGAGACACTACTCTTCCATGATACAACCCTTGACCTCTGCCGTGCTATACTCAGACAGGCTGCTGAAGCTGCTAAGTATTTACACTCGCTCAATGTAGTGTATCTCAGCTGGAAAT GTTCCGGTCTGTTACTTGATAAAAGGAATCAAAGTGTGAAGTTATGTAACTTCAGCCATGCCATGGTTTTAGAGCAAGGAGTAGTAGTGACGAGTCCAGATAACATTAGATCAACAATTGATCCATGCTACGCTGCACCAGAG GTTTTGTGTGATGATAAAGCGTTGGGATTTTACTCTGATGTTTGGGGTCTTGGATACTTGCTTTATGAGTTGCTCCATAAGAGTAAACCCTTTCCTGATTATTGCCATCGGTCACCGGCAGACATTAGAAGAATG GTCTGCCAGAAAGAATTTCATCCTCCTTATCCAGAACTTCAAATGGATATTTTTACTCACTGCTGGCAGCCAGTTTCAGCTCAGAGGATTACCATAGATAATCTCTTGGATTTGTTAGCTGATCCCACTGATGTAGATAGATGA